One window of Streptomyces sp. FIT100 genomic DNA carries:
- a CDS encoding class I SAM-dependent methyltransferase — protein sequence MTPTLVRHHPRTASAPPDPAGRARDWAEIQERMLVPLYEAVYEHLEVDAGSRVLGLGCGSGLALLMAAARGASVTGLDTDASRIELARERLLTPEPDREARAPQGARLVEGGPDEAAELSLPRFDVITVFQPIGCTAGDSDGLVPTLEAVVPLAGRGAAVVLAGWGPPERCATSVVLRVASRLTERLRGDGGWRQTRRDDLEDVATRAGLKPDGSGRVACPFGYADLESAVRGLLSTGLFDPAVRATDQAQVEKEITEALHGYVRGDGTVWMPNVFRYVIARTR from the coding sequence ATGACACCTACGCTCGTCCGGCACCACCCCCGCACGGCCTCCGCGCCCCCCGACCCGGCGGGCCGTGCCCGTGACTGGGCCGAGATCCAGGAGCGGATGCTGGTGCCCCTCTACGAGGCGGTGTACGAGCACCTGGAGGTCGATGCGGGCTCCCGGGTGCTGGGGCTCGGCTGCGGCTCCGGTCTGGCCCTGCTGATGGCCGCGGCGCGCGGGGCGAGCGTCACGGGCCTCGACACGGACGCCTCGCGGATCGAACTGGCGCGCGAACGGCTGCTGACACCGGAGCCCGACCGGGAGGCGCGTGCGCCGCAGGGGGCACGGCTGGTGGAGGGCGGCCCCGACGAGGCGGCCGAGCTCTCGCTCCCCCGGTTCGATGTGATCACGGTTTTTCAGCCGATCGGGTGTACGGCAGGCGACTCGGACGGGCTCGTGCCGACGCTGGAGGCAGTGGTTCCGCTCGCCGGGCGCGGCGCCGCGGTCGTCCTCGCGGGCTGGGGACCGCCGGAGCGCTGCGCCACCTCCGTGGTGCTGCGGGTCGCGAGCCGCCTCACGGAGCGGCTGCGCGGGGACGGCGGCTGGCGGCAGACCCGGCGGGACGACCTGGAGGACGTCGCCACCAGGGCGGGCCTCAAGCCGGACGGCTCGGGCCGGGTGGCCTGCCCCTTCGGCTACGCGGACCTGGAGAGCGCGGTACGGGGGCTGCTGTCGACGGGACTGTTCGACCCGGCGGTACGAGCGACGGACCAGGCGCAGGTGGAGAAGGAGATCACGGAGGCGCTGCACGGGTACGTGCGGGGTGACGGGACGGTGTGGATGCCGAACGTCTTCCGGTACGTGATCGCGCGTACGCGGTAG
- the rimM gene encoding ribosome maturation factor RimM (Essential for efficient processing of 16S rRNA): protein MQLVVGRVGRAHGIKGEVTVEVRTDEPELRLAPGAVLATDPASAGPLTIETGRVHSGRLLLRFEGVRDRNAAEALRNTLLIADVDPDERPDESDEYYDHQLIDLDVVLADGTQIGRITEISHLPSQDLLIVERPDGGEVMIPFVEKIVTDIDLEEQKAVVDPPPGLIDDLAAPDEVADEHSASGRDEESGAGA from the coding sequence GTGCAGTTGGTAGTCGGACGAGTCGGCCGTGCCCACGGCATCAAGGGCGAGGTCACCGTAGAGGTACGCACCGACGAGCCGGAGCTGAGGCTCGCGCCCGGAGCCGTGCTCGCCACCGACCCGGCCTCCGCGGGACCGCTGACCATCGAGACGGGCCGCGTGCACAGCGGGCGGCTGCTGCTGCGCTTCGAGGGCGTACGCGACCGCAACGCCGCCGAGGCGCTGCGGAACACCCTGCTCATCGCCGACGTGGACCCGGACGAGCGGCCGGACGAGTCCGACGAGTACTACGACCACCAGCTGATCGATCTGGACGTGGTGCTCGCCGACGGGACGCAGATCGGCCGGATCACCGAGATCTCGCACCTCCCCTCGCAGGACCTCCTCATCGTGGAGCGGCCCGACGGCGGCGAGGTGATGATCCCGTTCGTGGAGAAGATCGTCACCGACATCGACCTGGAGGAGCAGAAGGCCGTCGTCGACCCGCCGCCCGGGCTGATCGACGACCTCGCCGCCCCCGACGAAGTCGCCGACGAGCACAGCGCGTCCGGCCGGGACGAGGAATCCGGGGCAGGCGCCTGA
- a CDS encoding RNA-binding protein produces the protein MLEEALEHLVKGIVDNPDDVQVASRNLRRGRVLEVRVHPDDLGKVIGRNGRTARALRTVVGAIGGRGIRVDLVDVDQVH, from the coding sequence ATGCTCGAGGAGGCTCTCGAGCACCTCGTGAAGGGCATCGTCGACAACCCGGACGATGTGCAGGTCGCCTCGCGCAACCTGCGTCGCGGGCGGGTGCTGGAGGTCCGGGTGCACCCCGACGACCTCGGCAAGGTGATCGGCCGCAACGGTCGCACCGCGCGTGCCCTGCGTACCGTGGTGGGCGCCATCGGCGGCCGTGGCATCCGTGTCGACCTCGTCGACGTGGACCAGGTCCACTGA
- the trmD gene encoding tRNA (guanosine(37)-N1)-methyltransferase TrmD gives MRLDVVTIFPEYLEPLNVSLVGKARARGVLDVHVHDLRRWTYDRHSTVDDTPYGGGPGMVMMTGPWGDALDQTLADGYEAGASGPVMVVPTPSGRPFTQELAVELAERPWLVFTPARYEGIDRRVMDEYAHRIPVYEVSIGDYVLAGGEAAVLVITEAVARLLPGVLGNAESHRDDSFAPGAMANLLEGPVYTKPPEWRGRGIPEVLLSGHHGKIARWRRDEAFRRTAENRPDLIERCDPSAFDKKDREILSILGWAPSPDGRFWRRPEAVEE, from the coding sequence ATGCGGCTCGACGTCGTCACGATCTTCCCCGAGTACCTGGAGCCGCTGAACGTCTCGCTCGTCGGCAAGGCGCGGGCCCGCGGCGTACTCGACGTCCACGTCCACGATCTGCGGCGGTGGACGTACGACCGGCACAGCACCGTCGACGACACCCCGTACGGCGGCGGCCCCGGCATGGTCATGATGACCGGCCCCTGGGGTGACGCCCTCGACCAGACCCTCGCCGACGGCTACGAGGCCGGAGCGAGCGGCCCGGTGATGGTCGTCCCCACCCCCAGCGGTCGGCCGTTCACCCAGGAACTCGCCGTCGAACTCGCCGAGCGGCCCTGGCTGGTCTTCACCCCCGCCCGGTACGAGGGCATCGACCGCCGCGTCATGGACGAGTACGCGCACCGGATACCGGTCTACGAGGTCTCCATCGGGGACTACGTCCTGGCCGGCGGCGAGGCGGCCGTCCTCGTCATCACGGAGGCGGTGGCGCGGCTGCTCCCGGGCGTCCTCGGGAACGCCGAATCGCACCGCGACGACTCCTTCGCGCCCGGCGCGATGGCGAACCTCCTGGAAGGGCCCGTCTACACCAAGCCCCCGGAGTGGCGCGGGCGCGGCATCCCGGAGGTGCTGCTCAGCGGGCACCACGGGAAGATCGCCCGCTGGCGGCGGGACGAGGCGTTCCGCCGTACGGCCGAGAACCGGCCCGATCTGATCGAGCGCTGCGATCCCTCGGCCTTCGACAAGAAGGACCGTGAGATCCTCTCGATCCTGGGCTGGGCGCCGTCACCCGACGGCCGATTTTGGCGCAGGCCGGAGGCCGTGGAAGAATAG
- the rpsP gene encoding 30S ribosomal protein S16, with translation MAVKIKLKRLGKIRSPHYRIVVADSRTRRDGRAIEEIGLYHPTYNPSRIEVDSERAQYWLSVGAQPTEPVLAILKLTGDWQKHKGLPAPEKALLQPETKEDKRASFEAFAKTLEGDDTKGEAITQKSKKTEKKADEAAESAAAPAESTEA, from the coding sequence GTGGCAGTCAAGATCAAGCTGAAGCGTCTGGGCAAGATCCGTTCGCCTCACTACCGCATCGTCGTCGCCGACTCCCGTACCCGCCGTGACGGCCGGGCCATCGAGGAGATCGGGCTGTACCACCCGACGTACAACCCGTCGCGCATCGAGGTCGACTCGGAGCGCGCGCAGTACTGGCTCTCCGTCGGCGCCCAGCCGACCGAGCCCGTCCTCGCCATCCTGAAGCTCACCGGCGACTGGCAGAAGCACAAGGGTCTGCCGGCCCCGGAGAAGGCGCTGCTCCAGCCGGAGACGAAGGAAGACAAGCGCGCTTCCTTCGAGGCCTTCGCCAAGACGCTCGAGGGCGACGACACGAAGGGTGAGGCCATCACCCAGAAGTCGAAGAAGACCGAGAAGAAGGCGGACGAGGCTGCTGAGTCGGCGGCTGCTCCCGCCGAGTCGACCGAGGCCTGA
- the proS gene encoding proline--tRNA ligase, with translation MAKAPVLTPQAEDFPRWYQDLITKAELADNGPVRGTMVIRPYGYGLWERMQQEMDARIKEAGASNAYFPLFIPQSYLTKEAEHVEGFAPELAVVTHGGGKELEEPVVVRPTSETIINDYFAKWIQSYRDLPLLINQWANVVRWELRPRVFLRTTEFLWQEGHTAHATYEEAREYAAHIHRNVYADFMVNVLAMDVVLGRKTARERFAGAVNTLTLEGMMGDGKALQMGTSHELGTNFSKAFNTTYLSKDGTQELAWQTSWGSSTRMVGGLIMTHGDDDGLRVPPRLAPVQAVVLAIKGDDAVLAAVRETGERLRAAGIRVQVDDRTDTPFGRRAVDWELKGVPLRVEIGPRDLENGTAMLARRIPGGKEPVALDGLAALLPTILEEDQALLLRRSRERRESRTADVTTIEEAAEAAVAGGWARIPWAVLGPEGEALLADQAVSVRCLVAEDGSVPESDDAPGTLAIVSRAY, from the coding sequence ATGGCAAAGGCACCCGTTCTCACGCCGCAGGCCGAGGACTTCCCCCGCTGGTACCAGGACTTGATCACCAAGGCCGAGCTCGCCGACAACGGCCCGGTGCGCGGCACGATGGTCATCCGGCCGTACGGCTACGGGCTCTGGGAACGGATGCAGCAGGAGATGGACGCCCGCATCAAGGAGGCCGGGGCGTCCAACGCCTACTTCCCGCTCTTCATCCCGCAGTCGTACCTGACGAAGGAGGCCGAGCACGTCGAGGGCTTCGCCCCCGAGCTCGCCGTCGTCACACACGGCGGCGGCAAGGAGCTGGAGGAGCCGGTCGTCGTCCGCCCCACCTCCGAGACGATCATCAACGACTACTTCGCCAAGTGGATCCAGAGCTACCGGGATCTGCCGCTGCTCATCAACCAGTGGGCGAACGTGGTCCGCTGGGAGCTGCGCCCCCGGGTCTTCCTCCGTACGACCGAGTTCCTCTGGCAGGAGGGCCACACCGCCCACGCCACCTACGAGGAGGCCCGGGAGTATGCCGCCCACATCCACCGCAACGTCTACGCCGACTTCATGGTGAACGTCCTGGCCATGGACGTCGTCCTGGGCCGCAAGACGGCCCGGGAGCGCTTCGCGGGCGCCGTCAACACCCTTACGCTGGAAGGCATGATGGGCGACGGCAAGGCCCTCCAGATGGGCACGAGCCATGAGCTCGGCACCAACTTCTCCAAGGCCTTCAACACCACCTACCTGTCGAAGGACGGCACGCAGGAGCTGGCCTGGCAGACCTCGTGGGGCTCCTCCACCCGCATGGTCGGCGGCCTGATCATGACCCATGGCGACGACGACGGACTGCGCGTCCCGCCCCGGCTCGCCCCCGTCCAGGCCGTCGTCCTCGCCATCAAGGGCGACGACGCGGTGCTCGCCGCGGTGCGCGAGACCGGTGAGCGGCTCAGGGCCGCGGGCATCCGCGTCCAGGTCGACGACCGCACGGACACCCCCTTCGGCCGCCGCGCCGTCGACTGGGAGCTCAAGGGTGTCCCGCTGCGGGTCGAGATCGGTCCGCGCGACCTGGAGAACGGCACGGCGATGCTGGCCCGACGCATCCCCGGGGGCAAGGAGCCCGTCGCGCTCGACGGGCTCGCCGCGCTGCTGCCCACGATCCTGGAGGAGGACCAGGCGCTGCTGCTGCGCCGGTCCCGGGAGCGCCGGGAATCCCGCACGGCCGATGTGACCACGATCGAGGAGGCCGCCGAGGCCGCCGTCGCCGGCGGCTGGGCGCGCATCCCGTGGGCGGTGCTCGGCCCCGAGGGCGAGGCGCTCCTCGCCGATCAGGCCGTGTCCGTTCGGTGCCTGGTCGCGGAGGACGGGTCGGTGCCGGAGTCCGACGACGCGCCGGGTACGCTCGCGATCGTCTCGCGCGCCTATTGA
- the rplS gene encoding 50S ribosomal protein L19 codes for MSHVLDVVNAASLRTDVPAFRPGDTVNVHVRVIEGNRSRIQQFKGVVIRRQGSGVSETFTVRKVSFSVGVERTFPVHSPIFEKIELVTRGDVRRAKLYYLRDLRGKAAKIKEKREN; via the coding sequence ATGTCGCACGTGCTCGATGTCGTCAACGCCGCCTCGCTGCGGACCGACGTCCCCGCCTTCCGTCCCGGTGACACCGTGAACGTCCACGTTCGCGTCATCGAGGGCAACCGCTCCCGTATCCAGCAGTTCAAGGGTGTCGTCATCCGCCGCCAGGGCTCCGGCGTCAGCGAGACCTTCACGGTCCGCAAGGTCTCCTTCTCCGTCGGCGTCGAGCGCACCTTCCCCGTGCACTCCCCGATCTTCGAGAAGATCGAGCTCGTCACCCGCGGTGACGTCCGTCGCGCCAAGCTGTACTACCTGCGCGACCTGCGCGGCAAGGCCGCGAAGATCAAGGAGAAGCGCGAGAACTGA